Proteins from one Desulfonema limicola genomic window:
- the recC gene encoding exodeoxyribonuclease V subunit gamma — protein MKQFNLYTGNRLETLIKILADVLSSPLKRPLDPEIIIVQSKGMERWISMELAKLQGVCANIQFPFPISFVYDMFKLLMPGLDEESPFDPDVMCWKIMALLPECMSDPEFEQLRNYLGDNTLPGVRHFQLAEKIANIFDQYLLFRPEWIFDWERGRKDDGWQSALWRKLSCGNENLHRAAQGKAFLNILSNSPEALQNLPERISIFGISTLPRFHMQIFDSLSEIIQVNLFLLNPCADYWGDLMSAREMRKIIKRADAKGLKESELYLGSGNSFLASMGMLGRDFFDLINEFHTDEHELFYDPGEETLLSCIQSDILKRTDRPCDPDSKLEVNRDDFSICIHSCHSPMREVEVLYDNLLDMFETNPDIKPRHVLVMTPDIETYAPYIQAVFDTSRENALHIPFSIADRGLRMQTRIIDTFLNILDLTGSRFGASKVLEVLESPAVYKRFNLSESDLDLVRQWIKETRIRWGIDSHSRTRLGLPDISENTWKAGIDRLLLGYAMTGKHELMFKNILPYDNIEGTESAVLGRFLEFIDRLFFHTGKLSQPRSPGRWSETLKKILDSFFHSDEDTEKEIQVVRDVLTRMAEMETRSGFDTVVDINLIRTYLEARLKEDPFGFGFITGGITFCAMLPMRSIPFKTICLIGINSDTYPRQSRPPGFDLMALKPRPGDRSRRNDDRYLFLESLLSARKKLYISYVGQGLHDNSVIPPSVLVSELMDYISRGFKIQNGDIIHDHILKSQKLQAFNPSYFKEQEPKPEKNKLFSYSRENFRTAQCLGLPRKKQEPFISKELPIPDESWKLINLENLCTFFANPSKFLLNMRLGIYLEEKDSVIQEKEDFNLGKLEKYGLDQTLVEKGLQDLELNEFYFLKKQAGELPHGIAGRCLYEKTCRDVNGFVKKIKPYISSPLLKPPDLSIALNGFKLKGRINNLYTKHLVRYRCAAIKPKDDMSAWIFHLALNSMDNGDYPKNTLVAGTDGLWEYKPVENSRQLLEQLMQIYWQGLIKPLPFFPKTSKEYASELANPKTTQKQALKKAQSVWQGNDFFPGETSDSYFQKCFAHCTDPLDEQFQQLSRTVFEPLLSNRIKK, from the coding sequence ATGAAACAATTTAATTTATATACTGGCAACCGCCTGGAAACACTAATTAAAATACTGGCTGATGTCTTGAGCAGTCCTCTAAAACGCCCCCTGGATCCCGAGATTATTATAGTTCAGAGCAAGGGCATGGAAAGATGGATATCCATGGAACTTGCAAAGCTGCAGGGTGTATGTGCCAATATTCAATTCCCTTTTCCCATCAGCTTTGTTTACGACATGTTCAAGCTTCTTATGCCCGGCCTGGATGAAGAATCTCCTTTTGATCCTGATGTCATGTGCTGGAAGATTATGGCTCTGCTTCCTGAATGTATGTCTGATCCTGAATTTGAACAATTGAGAAATTATCTTGGAGATAATACCCTGCCTGGAGTTCGTCATTTTCAATTAGCTGAAAAAATTGCCAATATATTTGATCAATATCTTCTTTTCAGACCGGAGTGGATATTTGACTGGGAACGAGGCAGAAAAGATGATGGATGGCAGTCTGCTCTCTGGCGGAAACTATCCTGTGGAAATGAAAATCTGCACAGAGCAGCCCAGGGAAAAGCCTTTTTAAATATTCTTTCAAATTCTCCTGAAGCCCTGCAAAATCTGCCTGAACGTATTTCTATTTTTGGCATATCCACCCTGCCCAGATTTCATATGCAGATATTTGACAGTTTGTCTGAAATCATACAGGTAAACCTTTTTCTTTTAAATCCATGCGCTGATTACTGGGGGGATCTCATGTCAGCAAGGGAGATGAGAAAGATTATAAAAAGAGCTGATGCAAAAGGATTAAAAGAATCAGAGCTTTACCTGGGATCAGGAAACAGCTTTTTAGCTTCAATGGGTATGCTGGGCCGGGATTTTTTTGACCTGATTAATGAATTTCATACTGATGAACATGAATTGTTTTATGATCCAGGCGAAGAGACCCTTCTTTCATGTATCCAGTCAGACATTCTTAAAAGAACAGACCGGCCTTGTGATCCTGATTCTAAACTGGAAGTGAACCGGGACGATTTTTCAATATGTATTCATTCCTGCCACAGCCCCATGCGTGAGGTTGAGGTTCTTTATGACAATCTTTTAGATATGTTTGAAACCAATCCTGATATCAAGCCCCGCCATGTCCTGGTTATGACCCCTGATATTGAAACATATGCACCCTATATCCAGGCTGTTTTTGATACATCCCGTGAAAATGCTTTACACATCCCTTTCAGTATTGCTGACAGGGGGCTGAGAATGCAGACCCGGATTATTGATACCTTTTTAAATATACTTGATCTTACAGGAAGCAGATTTGGTGCTTCAAAGGTTTTGGAAGTGCTTGAATCCCCTGCTGTTTATAAGAGATTTAATTTATCAGAATCTGATCTTGACCTGGTTCGCCAGTGGATAAAAGAAACCAGGATACGCTGGGGCATTGATTCTCATTCACGCACCAGGCTGGGACTGCCTGACATTTCGGAAAATACCTGGAAAGCAGGGATTGACAGGCTTCTCCTCGGATATGCCATGACTGGAAAACATGAACTCATGTTTAAAAATATCCTTCCTTATGATAATATTGAAGGCACGGAATCCGCAGTGCTGGGACGTTTTCTTGAATTTATTGACCGGCTTTTTTTTCATACAGGAAAACTTTCCCAGCCCCGAAGCCCCGGCAGATGGTCTGAAACATTAAAAAAAATACTGGACAGTTTTTTTCATTCTGATGAAGATACGGAAAAAGAGATCCAGGTTGTCAGGGATGTTTTGACCAGAATGGCTGAGATGGAAACCAGGTCAGGATTTGATACTGTTGTTGACATTAATCTTATCCGCACTTACCTGGAAGCCAGGCTCAAAGAAGACCCTTTTGGTTTTGGATTTATAACAGGAGGCATTACCTTCTGTGCCATGCTGCCCATGAGAAGCATTCCCTTTAAGACTATCTGTCTTATTGGAATAAATTCCGACACCTATCCCCGCCAGTCCAGACCTCCAGGCTTTGATCTCATGGCACTAAAACCCAGACCCGGCGACCGTTCCAGGCGCAATGACGACCGTTATCTTTTCCTGGAGTCCCTGCTCTCAGCCAGGAAAAAACTATATATAAGCTATGTGGGCCAGGGCTTACATGACAATAGTGTAATCCCTCCCTCGGTTCTGGTCAGTGAACTTATGGATTATATTTCCAGAGGATTTAAGATTCAAAACGGAGATATTATACATGATCATATCCTTAAATCCCAAAAACTCCAGGCATTCAATCCCAGCTATTTCAAGGAACAGGAACCAAAGCCTGAAAAAAATAAACTATTCAGCTATTCCAGAGAAAATTTCAGAACTGCCCAATGCCTGGGCCTGCCCCGGAAAAAACAGGAACCATTTATATCAAAGGAACTTCCCATACCAGATGAATCCTGGAAACTTATTAACCTGGAAAATCTCTGTACTTTTTTTGCCAATCCTTCAAAATTTCTTTTAAACATGAGGCTTGGGATTTACCTGGAAGAAAAAGATTCTGTAATTCAGGAAAAAGAGGATTTTAATCTTGGAAAACTTGAAAAATATGGTCTGGATCAAACCCTTGTTGAAAAAGGTCTGCAAGACCTGGAACTCAATGAATTTTATTTTTTGAAAAAACAGGCAGGAGAACTGCCCCACGGAATTGCAGGCCGGTGTTTGTATGAAAAAACATGCCGGGATGTAAACGGATTTGTGAAAAAGATCAAACCCTATATATCCTCACCGCTTCTGAAACCGCCTGATCTATCTATTGCATTAAACGGATTTAAACTCAAAGGCCGGATCAACAATCTTTATACTAAACACCTTGTAAGATACAGGTGTGCAGCCATAAAACCCAAAGATGACATGTCTGCCTGGATTTTTCACCTGGCACTTAATTCCATGGATAATGGAGATTATCCAAAAAATACCCTTGTTGCAGGAACAGACGGGCTGTGGGAATACAAACCTGTTGAAAACAGCAGGCAATTGCTTGAACAGCTTATGCAGATATACTGGCAGGGGCTTATAAAACCATTGCCTTTTTTTCCAAAAACATCAAAAGAATATGCTTCTGAACTTGCAAATCCCAAAACAACGCAAAAACAGGCTCTTAAAAAAGCCCAGTCTGTGTGGCAGGGTAATGATTTTTTTCCAGGAGAAACATCAGATTCTTATTTCCAAAAATGCTTTGCTCATTGTACAGACCCTTTAGATGAACAATTTCAACAGCTTTCCAGGACAGTATTTGAACCCCTTTTATCAAACAGGATCAAAAAATAA
- the mntA gene encoding type VII toxin-antitoxin system MntA family adenylyltransferase antitoxin yields the protein MLFKFTPPDLKLLTDIFRRYKDIKAVYLFGSAASGKTHQESDLDLAVVPSSKEIRKQKLDILSDLARQGFCNVDLVILDKPDIVLLYEAVRQNFLVYQTQDFDRGEMYSRVVRQYLDFLPFLEVQRKAYKKRILSGKS from the coding sequence ATGTTATTTAAATTTACTCCCCCTGATTTAAAGCTTTTAACAGATATTTTCAGAAGATACAAAGATATAAAAGCTGTTTATCTTTTTGGTTCTGCTGCATCAGGAAAAACCCACCAGGAAAGCGATCTTGATCTTGCAGTTGTTCCAAGTTCAAAAGAGATAAGAAAACAAAAGCTTGATATACTTTCAGATTTAGCCAGACAAGGTTTTTGCAATGTTGATCTTGTTATTTTAGATAAACCTGACATAGTTTTGCTCTATGAAGCTGTAAGACAGAATTTCCTTGTTTATCAAACACAAGATTTTGACAGAGGAGAAATGTATTCAAGGGTGGTCAGACAGTATCTTGATTTCCTTCCATTCCTGGAAGTACAGAGAAAAGCCTATAAAAAAAGGATATTAAGTGGTAAGAGTTGA
- a CDS encoding SIS domain-containing protein: MCGLAGIVSIKHKKDDGQASGEIDLYFLKETARTIQAHGFEYFHNNQMNIKDNYLGGSSLISEMTRTVTALKQDKLFYSIFSNNDTQDSLSKISGQLEEFIKKQTELLSRNMGHLSAEDVDIMSARIESVKDIIWCLRSEIEENVKKINNLLYRSHAPESITTIFKRINAVLNSIDRLEVRGRDSAGISMMFILDRIEFDAFKDTLDKANFLEQFNERNDSDILMNMGITINEPINQDSGDHVAIAFTYKIAAEIGSLGDNVLFLRQQIKNDTILQAMVNFPYKYYTLSSHTRWASVGAISEQNCHPVDNKTLIKEPALTRFSGQGIFHVCLNGDIDNYLELKKDFEDNGCCIHQDITTDTKIIPLQIEKYIAGGADVEEAFRLAVNNFEGSHAISMHTDLAPGRLFLAQKGSGQAIFVGLADDHYMSVSEVYGFIEETSCYLKMDGEKTIQGRDGMTRGQIFILNQDSPGGLDGIKAMYYDGTPAKLQESDIKYTEIRSRDIDRQGFPHYFLKEISEAPVSVEKTLMNRWRIIDNETEQYKVSLDKTVIPDSLENALINDKIRQILFVGQGTAGVAAQACANILEYYMNDPSLVVNSLKASELSGFKLRENVRGMEDTLVIAISQSGTTTDTNKTVDMVKERGAHTLAIVNRRDSDITFKVDGVMYTSSGRDIEMSVASTKAFYSQIVAGALLGLYMANLKGQRNNEFVGSEIKQLLSLPAHMRKILSIKERIENSARNFAVSRTYWAAVGSGPNKTSADEIRIKLSELCYKTISSDFVEDKKHIDLSSEPLIIICAAGTRETVIGDIIKDTAIFKAHKAVPIVIADEGEDRFTPYAADVFHVPRVSEHLAPVVNTLVGHIWGYYAALSINEGSRFLYDFREEVRTAIDEYVQKGLDIYELILEKSFREKMAVFYNTFRKRRIENTLPPDMGLNTPSDLTLLLKYLSGRLPVTDFDIDFSVKGTAKNMLDTLFTCLGEAINSMARPVDAIKHQAKTVTVGTSRISEKIEGLLFDALSAHNFKPVQLTPNNIIVIKNLQEVISAIQGMTIYTINNLNLLGEPTDDTTIEVISREGTSMSIPSRVDKDKKLKGTKRTIVQRGNIYIGKGRKDNRSILCIPLISASLSTSNMIENLVLFHISFKDNIALSTKIKALGGKYEHIKNIVLENSVSWDDKYIEWVEISELFGRSAEKIGEFIVSRLK; encoded by the coding sequence ATGTGCGGACTTGCAGGAATTGTATCCATAAAGCATAAAAAAGACGATGGTCAGGCATCTGGAGAGATTGATCTTTATTTTTTAAAGGAAACTGCCCGGACAATCCAGGCTCACGGATTTGAATACTTCCATAACAACCAAATGAATATAAAAGATAATTATCTTGGAGGAAGCAGCCTTATATCTGAGATGACCCGGACTGTTACTGCCTTAAAACAAGACAAACTCTTTTATTCCATATTTTCAAACAATGACACCCAGGATTCTTTATCCAAAATTTCAGGACAACTCGAAGAATTTATTAAAAAACAGACTGAACTGCTGTCAAGAAACATGGGACATCTAAGTGCCGAAGATGTTGATATAATGTCTGCCCGTATTGAATCTGTTAAAGATATAATATGGTGTCTCAGGTCTGAAATTGAAGAAAATGTTAAAAAAATTAATAATCTTCTTTACCGCAGTCATGCTCCTGAATCAATCACAACTATTTTTAAAAGAATTAATGCTGTATTAAACAGTATTGACCGGCTTGAAGTACGGGGAAGAGATTCAGCAGGTATTTCAATGATGTTCATTCTTGACAGAATTGAGTTTGATGCTTTTAAAGATACCCTTGATAAAGCAAATTTCCTGGAACAATTTAATGAACGTAATGATTCTGATATTCTCATGAATATGGGCATTACAATAAATGAACCCATAAACCAGGACAGCGGAGATCATGTTGCAATTGCCTTTACCTATAAAATTGCTGCTGAAATCGGCAGTCTTGGAGACAATGTATTATTTTTGCGCCAGCAGATAAAAAATGACACAATCCTCCAGGCCATGGTTAATTTTCCTTATAAATATTATACTTTATCCTCCCATACAAGATGGGCTTCCGTGGGAGCCATCAGTGAACAGAACTGCCATCCTGTTGACAATAAAACCCTTATAAAAGAACCTGCCTTGACTCGTTTTTCAGGACAGGGTATCTTTCATGTATGTTTAAACGGAGATATTGATAATTACCTGGAGTTGAAAAAAGATTTTGAAGATAATGGCTGCTGTATTCACCAGGACATTACCACTGATACAAAAATAATTCCTTTGCAGATAGAAAAATATATTGCCGGTGGTGCTGATGTTGAAGAAGCTTTTCGTCTGGCTGTTAATAACTTTGAAGGTTCTCACGCCATATCCATGCATACAGACCTTGCCCCTGGCAGACTTTTCCTGGCACAAAAAGGCAGCGGCCAGGCAATCTTTGTAGGGCTTGCAGATGACCATTATATGTCAGTATCTGAGGTTTACGGATTTATAGAAGAAACATCCTGTTATTTAAAAATGGATGGAGAAAAAACCATACAGGGCAGAGACGGCATGACCAGGGGACAGATTTTTATCCTGAACCAGGATTCTCCAGGAGGACTGGACGGCATTAAAGCCATGTATTATGATGGAACACCTGCCAAGCTCCAGGAATCTGATATTAAATACACGGAAATAAGATCACGGGATATTGACCGCCAGGGATTTCCCCATTATTTTCTCAAGGAAATATCTGAAGCCCCGGTTTCTGTTGAAAAAACATTAATGAACCGATGGAGAATCATTGATAATGAAACAGAACAATACAAGGTTTCCCTTGATAAAACTGTTATTCCAGACTCTCTGGAAAATGCCCTGATAAATGACAAAATACGCCAGATATTATTTGTAGGCCAGGGTACAGCCGGGGTTGCAGCCCAGGCATGTGCAAATATACTGGAATATTATATGAATGATCCCTCTCTTGTAGTCAACTCCCTGAAAGCTTCAGAACTCAGCGGATTTAAGCTTCGTGAAAATGTCCGGGGCATGGAAGACACCCTGGTAATTGCCATAAGCCAGTCAGGCACAACAACTGATACAAATAAAACCGTTGACATGGTAAAAGAACGGGGTGCCCATACCCTTGCTATTGTAAACCGCCGGGATTCAGATATTACATTTAAGGTTGACGGGGTTATGTACACCAGCAGCGGCAGGGATATAGAAATGTCTGTTGCTTCCACCAAAGCTTTTTATTCCCAGATTGTAGCAGGTGCATTACTTGGGCTTTATATGGCAAATTTAAAAGGACAAAGAAATAATGAGTTTGTTGGATCAGAAATCAAACAGCTCCTCAGCCTTCCTGCACATATGCGCAAGATACTGTCAATAAAAGAAAGGATAGAAAATTCTGCCAGAAATTTTGCAGTATCCAGAACTTACTGGGCTGCAGTAGGAAGCGGGCCTAATAAAACATCTGCTGACGAAATAAGAATTAAACTAAGCGAACTTTGTTACAAAACTATTTCATCAGACTTTGTTGAGGATAAAAAACATATAGATCTGTCGTCAGAACCTCTTATTATAATATGCGCAGCAGGAACCCGTGAAACAGTAATCGGTGATATAATAAAAGATACTGCAATCTTCAAGGCACACAAGGCGGTGCCTATCGTGATTGCTGATGAAGGAGAAGACCGTTTTACACCTTATGCTGCTGATGTTTTCCACGTTCCCAGAGTCAGCGAACATCTTGCCCCTGTTGTTAATACTCTTGTAGGCCATATCTGGGGATATTATGCAGCCCTTTCCATTAATGAAGGCTCACGGTTTTTATATGATTTCAGGGAAGAAGTTCGTACTGCTATTGATGAATATGTACAAAAAGGACTAGATATATATGAACTTATCCTTGAAAAGTCTTTTAGGGAAAAAATGGCTGTTTTTTACAATACATTTAGAAAAAGACGGATTGAAAATACACTGCCCCCTGATATGGGCTTAAATACACCTTCTGATCTTACTCTTTTGCTTAAATATCTTTCAGGAAGGCTTCCTGTAACAGATTTTGATATTGATTTCAGCGTTAAGGGAACTGCAAAAAATATGCTTGATACCTTATTTACATGCCTGGGAGAAGCTATCAACAGCATGGCTCGTCCTGTGGATGCAATCAAACATCAGGCTAAAACAGTAACCGTGGGAACAAGCCGGATCAGTGAAAAGATTGAAGGACTGCTTTTTGACGCACTGTCAGCTCATAATTTTAAACCTGTCCAGCTTACACCCAATAATATTATTGTAATTAAAAACCTTCAGGAAGTCATATCAGCCATACAAGGCATGACCATTTATACAATCAACAACTTAAACCTTCTCGGTGAACCAACAGATGACACCACCATAGAAGTAATATCCAGGGAAGGAACATCCATGAGTATTCCTTCCCGTGTGGACAAGGACAAAAAACTCAAGGGAACCAAGCGAACTATTGTTCAGCGCGGGAATATCTACATAGGCAAAGGCAGGAAAGATAACCGGAGCATTCTCTGCATTCCCCTGATTTCAGCTTCTCTATCAACAAGCAATATGATAGAAAACCTGGTATTGTTTCATATCAGCTTCAAGGACAATATTGCACTTTCAACAAAAATAAAAGCCCTGGGCGGAAAATATGAACATATTAAAAATATTGTTCTTGAAAACAGTGTGAGCTGGGATGATAAATATATTGAATGGGTTGAAATCTCAGAGCTTTTCGGAAGATCAGCAGAAAAGATCGGGGAATTTATTGTTTCCAGATTAAAATAA
- a CDS encoding iron-containing alcohol dehydrogenase family protein yields MFRNFKMVSQVVFGRGCFNQLDEILSFQRVKSSSFVVFLVDHVFENSEFKSRIPAHDQDMIIWADTDDEPKTSYVDKLVEKVKSFSSDLPAGVVGIGGGSAMDLAKAVSLMLANPGSAADYQGWDLIKKPAVWHAAVPTLSGTGAEVSRTTVLTGPQKKLGINSDYTVFDQIVLDPELIAGVPKEQWFYTGMDCYIHCVESLQGTFLNAFSQSYGEKSMDLCREVFLQDPSDSADKLMMASYFGGMSIAYSQVGICHALSYGLSFVLGLHHGIGNSVAFDYLEEYYPEGVREFRQMMEKHEIMLPRNLVSGLSDEKLEKMIDVALVLSPLWENALGKDWAEIMTRDKIRQLYQRM; encoded by the coding sequence ATGTTTAGAAATTTTAAAATGGTGTCCCAGGTTGTTTTTGGCAGGGGGTGTTTTAACCAGCTGGACGAAATTCTTTCTTTTCAGCGTGTTAAATCCAGCTCCTTTGTTGTTTTTCTTGTGGATCATGTTTTTGAAAACAGTGAATTTAAAAGCCGGATTCCTGCACATGACCAGGATATGATAATCTGGGCAGATACAGATGACGAGCCAAAAACCAGTTATGTTGATAAACTTGTTGAAAAGGTTAAATCCTTTTCCAGTGATCTTCCTGCCGGTGTTGTGGGTATAGGCGGGGGAAGTGCAATGGATCTTGCCAAGGCAGTATCGCTTATGCTTGCCAATCCAGGTTCTGCTGCTGATTACCAGGGCTGGGATTTGATAAAAAAACCGGCTGTGTGGCATGCTGCTGTTCCTACCCTTTCAGGCACAGGGGCTGAGGTGTCAAGGACTACTGTATTAACCGGACCCCAGAAAAAACTTGGGATAAATTCGGATTATACGGTTTTTGACCAGATAGTTCTTGATCCTGAGCTTATTGCCGGTGTTCCAAAGGAGCAGTGGTTTTATACAGGCATGGACTGTTATATTCACTGCGTGGAATCTTTGCAGGGAACCTTTCTCAATGCCTTCAGCCAGTCTTACGGGGAAAAATCCATGGATCTATGCAGGGAGGTTTTTTTACAAGACCCGTCAGACAGTGCAGACAAGCTTATGATGGCTTCCTATTTTGGGGGAATGAGCATTGCATATTCCCAGGTAGGAATCTGCCACGCCCTTTCCTACGGGCTTTCCTTTGTACTGGGACTTCATCACGGCATTGGAAACAGTGTTGCATTTGACTATCTTGAAGAATACTATCCTGAAGGGGTTCGTGAATTCAGGCAGATGATGGAAAAACACGAGATTATGCTTCCAAGAAACCTGGTTTCAGGACTTTCAGACGAAAAACTGGAAAAAATGATAGACGTGGCTCTTGTACTTTCCCCTCTCTGGGAAAACGCCCTGGGCAAAGACTGGGCTGAAATCATGACCAGGGATAAAATCAGACAACTTTACCAAAGGATGTAA
- a CDS encoding lipopolysaccharide biosynthesis protein, with protein MSRIENSDKPDSLSRKIIHGGMWIFALKIFSRGLGFIRTIILARLLSPDDFGLLGIAMLAVFVIEIFSSTGFESALIQKKNFADYMDTAWTLSAIRGFILFLILYLSAPFIALFFNSLQIDFIIKIIALSTILTGLKNPGIIIFHKKLEFNKLFKYEMVITLVTFGAAIWFAFVFKNVWALVFSHLVMNLTTLLMSYFFSSYRPKIKFSKLEFLELFRFGKWVTGSNIVIFLAAQGDDVFVGKVLGVSALGFYQMAFLIGNMPSSEITGVIQKIMLPAFAQMQDSPHRLKDAYMKTVSLCSLLSIPLGGGLIMLAPDFVCLMMGQQWTPVIIPLQVLTISGVFRAVAASGGALFYAVSKPDLGFKMNLFRLAVTIILIYPLSRTWGITGTSFSVLGGMIAAWIIWLYESSKQTGRKYFEYLEKILYPFLASIFMCAAILFFSKISLFAGYQKTLFFLSIIIGILSYAGMIFIMEKTMEYKGLSELRMIIKK; from the coding sequence ATGTCCAGAATTGAAAATTCGGATAAACCCGATTCTCTTTCCCGAAAAATAATCCACGGAGGCATGTGGATATTTGCACTGAAGATTTTCAGCAGAGGGCTGGGTTTTATCAGAACAATTATCCTGGCAAGGCTTTTGTCTCCCGATGATTTCGGACTTTTGGGAATTGCCATGCTTGCAGTTTTTGTGATTGAAATTTTTTCTTCAACAGGATTTGAAAGTGCATTAATTCAAAAAAAAAATTTTGCAGATTATATGGATACAGCCTGGACCCTTTCAGCTATAAGGGGATTTATCCTTTTTTTAATCCTGTATTTATCTGCACCTTTTATTGCTTTATTTTTTAATTCGCTCCAGATTGATTTTATTATAAAAATTATTGCATTATCTACGATTCTTACAGGATTAAAAAATCCAGGCATAATTATTTTTCATAAAAAACTGGAATTTAACAAACTTTTTAAATACGAGATGGTTATTACCCTGGTAACCTTTGGAGCTGCAATCTGGTTTGCCTTTGTTTTTAAAAATGTATGGGCCCTTGTTTTCAGCCATCTTGTTATGAATCTAACTACTTTACTTATGTCCTATTTTTTTTCTTCTTACCGCCCCAAAATCAAATTCAGTAAGTTAGAATTCCTGGAACTTTTCAGATTTGGGAAATGGGTAACAGGCTCTAATATAGTAATCTTTCTGGCAGCACAAGGAGATGATGTTTTTGTTGGTAAGGTTTTAGGTGTTTCAGCCCTTGGTTTTTATCAAATGGCGTTTTTAATAGGAAATATGCCTTCATCTGAAATTACAGGTGTAATCCAGAAGATTATGCTTCCAGCATTTGCACAAATGCAGGATTCTCCCCATCGCCTGAAAGATGCTTACATGAAAACAGTAAGTCTTTGTTCCCTTCTGTCTATTCCTTTGGGAGGGGGGTTGATCATGCTGGCACCTGATTTTGTCTGTCTTATGATGGGCCAGCAATGGACTCCTGTAATCATACCCCTCCAGGTTTTAACAATCTCAGGTGTTTTCCGGGCTGTTGCAGCAAGCGGGGGAGCATTGTTTTACGCAGTTTCCAAGCCTGATTTGGGATTTAAGATGAACCTGTTCCGCCTGGCAGTTACTATTATTTTAATATATCCATTAAGCAGGACTTGGGGAATTACTGGTACTTCTTTTTCTGTTCTTGGGGGCATGATTGCAGCATGGATCATATGGCTTTATGAATCTTCTAAACAAACAGGGCGTAAATATTTTGAATATCTTGAAAAAATTTTATACCCTTTTTTGGCATCAATTTTTATGTGTGCTGCAATTTTGTTTTTTTCAAAAATCAGTCTTTTTGCAGGTTATCAGAAAACATTGTTTTTTTTATCAATAATAATCGGGATATTATCATATGCAGGCATGATATTTATAATGGAAAAAACAATGGAATATAAAGGTTTGTCTGAATTAAGAATGATTATAAAAAAATGA